A genome region from Mercenaria mercenaria strain notata chromosome 11, MADL_Memer_1, whole genome shotgun sequence includes the following:
- the LOC128546985 gene encoding peroxisomal bifunctional enzyme-like isoform X3 — protein sequence MTEYSVKDSVAIIQLDNPPVNALGSKVRSGIDKYIKEADRDSSVKAVVVCGKRGNFCAGADIKEFDGGKKGPWITDIGDYFDKMKKPVVAAIEGVALGGGLELALFCHYRIAVKSARVGQPEVAIGLIPGGGGTIRLPKAAGLKNALEIITTGNHVSAEKAHKMGIIDQIVSGNIIEEGIKFAKSKVHLDTSIVCLRNKHVKVDGDVDKVAEAAMAKVKSKYRGAMAPIYCVKSVMNSVRVPYQKGIELEHEYFQDLRSSSQSKAMRYAFFAERAITKWQLPSGGNYRTAKPLPVKTAGVIGAGTMGGGIALCLITSGIPCVLVEQNKEFLDKGMEAVKMQLMGTVRLGKMAENQAKQCMAILKPTVNFEDLKNVDLVIEAVFEDLKLKRDIFERLDKMCKPETILCTNTSTLDIDSIATATKRQEKVVGTHFFAPSYIMKLLENIYGTKTSAETVATVMKLGKTIRKVPVLVGSCTGFVANRMLGPYSQEAQYCVAEGASPGDVDNSLMDYGMPMGTFQVSDLSGVDVGFRIRREAARKAGETLTTKSRFFMGERNCSLIEALVEKGRLGKKVGKGWYKYDGPRGKPVVDPEVTQLIEEHCRSLGLERRTIGSQEILERMQYAMINEGFKILEEGLCTMPEEIDIIWIYGFSWPKYMGGPMYYASQIGLKKIYEKICYFHKTFPYSAHWVPSSLLAKLSKNDVPFNKWGQAVQGSKL from the exons ATGACGGAATACAGTGTGAAGGATTCAGTTGCAATTATTCAGCTTGACAACCCTCCGGTAAACGCATTAGG GAGCAAAGTACGAAGTGGTATAGACAAATATATAAAAGAGGCTGATCGGGACAGTAGTGTGAAGGCTGTTGTTGTCTGTGGTAAACGAGGAAACTTCTGTGCAGGAGCTGATATCAAAGAGTTTGATGGTGGCAAGAAAG GACCATGGATCACAGATATTGGGGACTACTTTGACAAAATGAAGAAACCCGTCGTAGCAGCAATAGAAGGAGTTGCACTTGGTGGTGGCCTGGAACTTGCCTTGTTCTGTCATTACAGAATAGCCGTAAAAAGTGCAAG ggtaggtcagccAGAAGTGGCGATAGGTTTGATCCCTGGTGGGGGTGGTACCATCAGACTACCAAAGGCTGCAGGCCTAAAGAATGCGCTGGAGATCATCACAACAGGGAACCATGTCTCTGCTGAGAAAGCTCACAAGATGGGCATCATTGATCAG ATTGTATCTGGGAACATCATAGAAGAAGGAATCAAGTTTGCCAAATCTAAGGTTCACTTGGATACCAGCATTGTTTGTTTACGTAACAAGCATGTTAAAGTTGATGGTGATGTTGATAAGGTTGCTGAAG ctGCCATGGCCAAAGTGAAGTCAAAATATCGTGGAGCTATGGCACCCATT TATTGTGTGAAGTCAGTGATGAACTCTGTAAGAGTACCATACCAAAAGGGGATTGAGTTGGAGCATGAATATTTTCAGGACTTAAGGTCATCTAGCCAGTCCAAGGCCATGAGATATGCCTTCTTTGCTGAGAGAGCCATAACAAAG TGGCAGCTTCCATCTGGAGGGAACTACAGGACAGCGAAACCACTGCCAGTGAAGACGGCAGGTGTTATTGGTGCCGGAACTATGGGAGGTGGTATAGCTCTATGTCTGATCACCTCCGGTATACCATGTGTTCTTGTTGAACAAAATAAAGAG TTTCTAGATAAAGGTATGGAGGCAGTCAAAATGCAATTGATGGGTACAGTACGGTTAGGAAAAATGGCAGAAAACCAGGCTAAACAATGTATGGCAATTCTTAAACCTACAGTCAACTTTGaagatttaaaaaatgttgatctG GTAATTGAAGCTGTGTTTGAAGACCTGAAGTTGAAGAGAGATATCTTTGAACGACTGGACAAAATGTGTAAACCTGAAACAATTCTATGCACAAACACGTCAACCCTGGACATTGATTCA ATTGCAACAGCCACAAAAAGACAAGAAAAGGTTGTAGGCACCCATTTCTTTGCACCATCGTACATAATGAAACTGTTAGAGAATATTTATGGAACTAAGACGTCTGCTGAGACTGTGGCAACTGTCATGAAACTAGGAAAAACTATCAGAAAG GTTCCCGTGTTGGTTGGTTCCTGCACTGGGTTCGTCGCTAACAGAATGTTAGGACCATACTCACAGGAG GCTCAGTATTGTGTTGCGGAAGGAGCCTCCCCAGGGGATGTGGACAATTCTCTCATGGATTATGGGATGCCCATGGGAACATTTCAAGTTTCTGACCTGTCAG GTGTTGATGTCGGGTTCAGAATTCGTAGAGAAGCAGCAAGGAAGGCTGGTGAAACACTAACAACAAAAAGCCGGTTCTTCATGGGCGAGCGTAACTGTAGTCTTATAGAGGCACTAGTTGAGAAAGGAAGATTGGGGAAAAAAGTTG GGAAAGGTTGGTACAAGTATGATGGACCAAGAGGAAAGCCTGTTGTTGACCCAGAAGTTACACAGCTAATAGAGGAACATTGTAGATCACTCGGTCTTGAGAGACGCACCATTGGTTCACAG GAGATCCTAGAAAGAATGCAGTATGCAATGATAAATGAAGGATTCAAGATTCTTGAGGAGGGACTGTGTACAATGCCTGAGGAAATTGACATTATATg
- the LOC128546985 gene encoding peroxisomal bifunctional enzyme-like isoform X2, which translates to MTEYSVKDSVAIIQLDNPPVNALGSKVRSGIDKYIKEADRDSSVKAVVVCGKRGNFCAGADIKEFDGGKKGPWITDIGDYFDKMKKPVVAAIEGVALGGGLELALFCHYRIAVKSARVGQPEVAIGLIPGGGGTIRLPKAAGLKNALEIITTGNHVSAEKAHKMGIIDQIVSGNIIEEGIKFAKSKVHLDTSIVCLRNKHVKVDGDVDKVAEAAMAKVKSKYRGAMAPIYCVKSVMNSVRVPYQKGIELEHEYFQDLRSSSQSKAMRYAFFAERAITKWQLPSGGNYRTAKPLPVKTAGVIGAGTMGGGIALCLITSGIPCVLVEQNKEFLDKGMEAVKMQLMGTVRLGKMAENQAKQCMAILKPTVNFEDLKNVDLVIEAVFEDLKLKRDIFERLDKMCKPETILCTNTSTLDIDSIATATKRQEKVVGTHFFAPSYIMKLLENIYGTKTSAETVATVMKLGKTIRKVPVLVGSCTGFVANRMLGPYSQEAKYCVEEGASPSNVDNTLMDFGMPMGTFQVSDLSGVDVGFRIRREAARKAGETLTTKSRFFMGERNCSLIEALVEKGRLGKKVGKGWYKYDGPRGKPVVDPEVTQLIEEHCRSLGLERRTIGSQEILERMQYAMINEGFKILEEGLCTMPEEIDIIWIYGFSWPKYMGGPMYYASQIGLKKIYEKICYFHKTFPYSAHWVPSSLLAKLSKNDVPFNKWGQAVQGSKL; encoded by the exons ATGACGGAATACAGTGTGAAGGATTCAGTTGCAATTATTCAGCTTGACAACCCTCCGGTAAACGCATTAGG GAGCAAAGTACGAAGTGGTATAGACAAATATATAAAAGAGGCTGATCGGGACAGTAGTGTGAAGGCTGTTGTTGTCTGTGGTAAACGAGGAAACTTCTGTGCAGGAGCTGATATCAAAGAGTTTGATGGTGGCAAGAAAG GACCATGGATCACAGATATTGGGGACTACTTTGACAAAATGAAGAAACCCGTCGTAGCAGCAATAGAAGGAGTTGCACTTGGTGGTGGCCTGGAACTTGCCTTGTTCTGTCATTACAGAATAGCCGTAAAAAGTGCAAG ggtaggtcagccAGAAGTGGCGATAGGTTTGATCCCTGGTGGGGGTGGTACCATCAGACTACCAAAGGCTGCAGGCCTAAAGAATGCGCTGGAGATCATCACAACAGGGAACCATGTCTCTGCTGAGAAAGCTCACAAGATGGGCATCATTGATCAG ATTGTATCTGGGAACATCATAGAAGAAGGAATCAAGTTTGCCAAATCTAAGGTTCACTTGGATACCAGCATTGTTTGTTTACGTAACAAGCATGTTAAAGTTGATGGTGATGTTGATAAGGTTGCTGAAG ctGCCATGGCCAAAGTGAAGTCAAAATATCGTGGAGCTATGGCACCCATT TATTGTGTGAAGTCAGTGATGAACTCTGTAAGAGTACCATACCAAAAGGGGATTGAGTTGGAGCATGAATATTTTCAGGACTTAAGGTCATCTAGCCAGTCCAAGGCCATGAGATATGCCTTCTTTGCTGAGAGAGCCATAACAAAG TGGCAGCTTCCATCTGGAGGGAACTACAGGACAGCGAAACCACTGCCAGTGAAGACGGCAGGTGTTATTGGTGCCGGAACTATGGGAGGTGGTATAGCTCTATGTCTGATCACCTCCGGTATACCATGTGTTCTTGTTGAACAAAATAAAGAG TTTCTAGATAAAGGTATGGAGGCAGTCAAAATGCAATTGATGGGTACAGTACGGTTAGGAAAAATGGCAGAAAACCAGGCTAAACAATGTATGGCAATTCTTAAACCTACAGTCAACTTTGaagatttaaaaaatgttgatctG GTAATTGAAGCTGTGTTTGAAGACCTGAAGTTGAAGAGAGATATCTTTGAACGACTGGACAAAATGTGTAAACCTGAAACAATTCTATGCACAAACACGTCAACCCTGGACATTGATTCA ATTGCAACAGCCACAAAAAGACAAGAAAAGGTTGTAGGCACCCATTTCTTTGCACCATCGTACATAATGAAACTGTTAGAGAATATTTATGGAACTAAGACGTCTGCTGAGACTGTGGCAACTGTCATGAAACTAGGAAAAACTATCAGAAAG GTTCCCGTGTTGGTTGGTTCCTGCACTGGGTTCGTCGCTAACAGAATGTTAGGACCATACTCACAGGAG GCTAAATATTGTGTCGAGGAAGGTGCCTCCCCATCGAATGTGGACAATACTCTTATGGATTTTGGAATGCCCATGGGAACATTTCAAGTTTCTGACCTGTCAG GTGTTGATGTCGGGTTCAGAATTCGTAGAGAAGCAGCAAGGAAGGCTGGTGAAACACTAACAACAAAAAGCCGGTTCTTCATGGGCGAGCGTAACTGTAGTCTTATAGAGGCACTAGTTGAGAAAGGAAGATTGGGGAAAAAAGTTG GGAAAGGTTGGTACAAGTATGATGGACCAAGAGGAAAGCCTGTTGTTGACCCAGAAGTTACACAGCTAATAGAGGAACATTGTAGATCACTCGGTCTTGAGAGACGCACCATTGGTTCACAG GAGATCCTAGAAAGAATGCAGTATGCAATGATAAATGAAGGATTCAAGATTCTTGAGGAGGGACTGTGTACAATGCCTGAGGAAATTGACATTATATg
- the LOC128546985 gene encoding peroxisomal bifunctional enzyme-like isoform X1 — MTEYSVKDSVAIIQLDNPPVNALGSKVRSGIDKYIKEADRDSSVKAVVVCGKRGNFCAGADIKEFDGGKKGPWITDIGDYFDKMKKPVVAAIEGVALGGGLELALFCHYRIAVKSARVGQPEVAIGLIPGGGGTIRLPKAAGLKNALEIITTGNHVSAEKAHKMGIIDQIVSGNIIEEGIKFAKSKVHLDTSIVCLRNKHVKVDGDVDKVAEAAMAKVKSKYRGAMAPIYCVKSVMNSVRVPYQKGIELEHEYFQDLRSSSQSKAMRYAFFAERAITKWQLPSGGNYRTAKPLPVKTAGVIGAGTMGGGIALCLITSGIPCVLVEQNKEFLDKGMEAVKMQLMGTVRLGKMAENQAKQCMAILKPTVNFEDLKNVDLVIEAVFEDLKLKRDIFERLDKMCKPETILCTNTSTLDIDSIATATKRQEKVVGTHFFAPSYIMKLLENIYGTKTSAETVATVMKLGKTIRKVPVLVGSCTGFVANRMLGPYSQESMFMVEEGSTPQEIDQVHLDFGMPMGRFEVRDLSGVDVGFRIRREAARKAGETLTTKSRFFMGERNCSLIEALVEKGRLGKKVGKGWYKYDGPRGKPVVDPEVTQLIEEHCRSLGLERRTIGSQEILERMQYAMINEGFKILEEGLCTMPEEIDIIWIYGFSWPKYMGGPMYYASQIGLKKIYEKICYFHKTFPYSAHWVPSSLLAKLSKNDVPFNKWGQAVQGSKL, encoded by the exons ATGACGGAATACAGTGTGAAGGATTCAGTTGCAATTATTCAGCTTGACAACCCTCCGGTAAACGCATTAGG GAGCAAAGTACGAAGTGGTATAGACAAATATATAAAAGAGGCTGATCGGGACAGTAGTGTGAAGGCTGTTGTTGTCTGTGGTAAACGAGGAAACTTCTGTGCAGGAGCTGATATCAAAGAGTTTGATGGTGGCAAGAAAG GACCATGGATCACAGATATTGGGGACTACTTTGACAAAATGAAGAAACCCGTCGTAGCAGCAATAGAAGGAGTTGCACTTGGTGGTGGCCTGGAACTTGCCTTGTTCTGTCATTACAGAATAGCCGTAAAAAGTGCAAG ggtaggtcagccAGAAGTGGCGATAGGTTTGATCCCTGGTGGGGGTGGTACCATCAGACTACCAAAGGCTGCAGGCCTAAAGAATGCGCTGGAGATCATCACAACAGGGAACCATGTCTCTGCTGAGAAAGCTCACAAGATGGGCATCATTGATCAG ATTGTATCTGGGAACATCATAGAAGAAGGAATCAAGTTTGCCAAATCTAAGGTTCACTTGGATACCAGCATTGTTTGTTTACGTAACAAGCATGTTAAAGTTGATGGTGATGTTGATAAGGTTGCTGAAG ctGCCATGGCCAAAGTGAAGTCAAAATATCGTGGAGCTATGGCACCCATT TATTGTGTGAAGTCAGTGATGAACTCTGTAAGAGTACCATACCAAAAGGGGATTGAGTTGGAGCATGAATATTTTCAGGACTTAAGGTCATCTAGCCAGTCCAAGGCCATGAGATATGCCTTCTTTGCTGAGAGAGCCATAACAAAG TGGCAGCTTCCATCTGGAGGGAACTACAGGACAGCGAAACCACTGCCAGTGAAGACGGCAGGTGTTATTGGTGCCGGAACTATGGGAGGTGGTATAGCTCTATGTCTGATCACCTCCGGTATACCATGTGTTCTTGTTGAACAAAATAAAGAG TTTCTAGATAAAGGTATGGAGGCAGTCAAAATGCAATTGATGGGTACAGTACGGTTAGGAAAAATGGCAGAAAACCAGGCTAAACAATGTATGGCAATTCTTAAACCTACAGTCAACTTTGaagatttaaaaaatgttgatctG GTAATTGAAGCTGTGTTTGAAGACCTGAAGTTGAAGAGAGATATCTTTGAACGACTGGACAAAATGTGTAAACCTGAAACAATTCTATGCACAAACACGTCAACCCTGGACATTGATTCA ATTGCAACAGCCACAAAAAGACAAGAAAAGGTTGTAGGCACCCATTTCTTTGCACCATCGTACATAATGAAACTGTTAGAGAATATTTATGGAACTAAGACGTCTGCTGAGACTGTGGCAACTGTCATGAAACTAGGAAAAACTATCAGAAAG GTTCCCGTGTTGGTTGGTTCCTGCACTGGGTTCGTCGCTAACAGAATGTTAGGACCATACTCACAGGAG TCAATGTTTATGGTAGAAGAGGGTTCCACACCACAAGAAATTGATCAAGTACACTTAGATTTTGGCATGCCAATGGGCAGGTTTGAAGTTCGAGACCTGTCGG GTGTTGATGTCGGGTTCAGAATTCGTAGAGAAGCAGCAAGGAAGGCTGGTGAAACACTAACAACAAAAAGCCGGTTCTTCATGGGCGAGCGTAACTGTAGTCTTATAGAGGCACTAGTTGAGAAAGGAAGATTGGGGAAAAAAGTTG GGAAAGGTTGGTACAAGTATGATGGACCAAGAGGAAAGCCTGTTGTTGACCCAGAAGTTACACAGCTAATAGAGGAACATTGTAGATCACTCGGTCTTGAGAGACGCACCATTGGTTCACAG GAGATCCTAGAAAGAATGCAGTATGCAATGATAAATGAAGGATTCAAGATTCTTGAGGAGGGACTGTGTACAATGCCTGAGGAAATTGACATTATATg